A portion of the Roseovarius sp. SCSIO 43702 genome contains these proteins:
- a CDS encoding dihydrodipicolinate synthase family protein, whose translation MEYAKHEAKAHARETMRGIWAAALNPFDDDLALDEAGLRRNIRHWIDDLEIRGLFIAGKQGEFWSMSVDERKRNMSIAADECAGKAGTIMSISDQNVDTVLELGRHAQECGADYVVVHAPMLSFCHERDEVLYNYYKYLCDRLDIGIAMWSHPDSGYLMEPETCARIAELPNIMAIKYSVPREMYARLTKMVGDKILVSTSSEEEWLDNIEELGWQLYLCSSPPYQLQTAKDRRMREYTELAFAGKFDEARRVRDSLDPVRDAIKRTRPGGKPTAHGKYWQELLGQVGGRVRHPMLELTDAEKAATSKAFENCGLKL comes from the coding sequence ATGGAATATGCAAAGCACGAGGCCAAGGCCCATGCCCGCGAGACGATGCGGGGCATCTGGGCCGCCGCGCTCAACCCGTTCGACGATGACCTCGCGCTCGATGAGGCGGGGCTGCGGCGCAATATCCGTCACTGGATCGACGACCTGGAGATCCGGGGCCTCTTCATCGCGGGCAAGCAGGGCGAGTTCTGGTCGATGTCCGTGGACGAGCGCAAGCGCAACATGAGCATCGCCGCCGACGAGTGCGCGGGCAAGGCGGGCACGATCATGTCGATCTCGGACCAGAACGTCGATACCGTGCTGGAGCTTGGCCGCCATGCGCAGGAGTGCGGCGCGGATTACGTGGTGGTGCACGCGCCGATGCTGAGCTTCTGCCATGAGCGCGACGAGGTTCTCTACAACTATTACAAGTATCTCTGCGACCGTCTGGATATCGGCATCGCCATGTGGAGCCATCCCGACAGCGGCTACCTGATGGAGCCCGAGACCTGCGCGCGCATTGCCGAGCTGCCCAATATCATGGCGATCAAATACTCGGTCCCGCGCGAGATGTATGCGCGGCTGACGAAGATGGTGGGTGACAAGATCCTGGTCTCGACCTCGTCCGAGGAAGAATGGCTCGACAATATCGAGGAACTGGGCTGGCAGCTTTACCTCTGTTCCTCGCCGCCCTACCAGTTGCAGACCGCGAAGGACCGCCGGATGCGCGAATATACCGAGCTGGCCTTTGCCGGAAAGTTCGACGAGGCGCGGCGCGTGCGCGACAGCCTCGACCCGGTGCGCGACGCGATCAAGCGCACCAGGCCCGGCGGCAAGCCCACGGCGCATGGCAAATACTGGCAGGAATTGCTGGGCCAGGTCGGCGGGCGCGTGCGTCACCCGATGCTGGAACTGACCGACGCGGAAAAGGCCGCGACGTCGAAAGCCTTCGAGAATTGCGGCCTGAAACTCTGA
- a CDS encoding aspartate dehydrogenase: protein MKIGLVGEGAIGRFVAEKLGAAGYGPHVVLVRPARLDGPNGTRVRRVGSVADLPSDLDLMVDCAGHAALIEHGAAILGRGIDLITVSLGALADPDLERSLTDAARSGSAQLHLASGAIGALDCLQAARVGGLAEVTYTGRKPPAGWRGSPAEDRIDLDRLTAAATHFDGTARQAATEYPKNANVAAAVALAGMGFDKTRARLIADPDVTANIHEIHASGTFGSFSFRIEGKALPDNPRSSALAAMSVIAAIERRRAPVTT from the coding sequence ATGAAGATCGGACTTGTCGGCGAAGGTGCCATCGGTCGTTTCGTGGCGGAAAAGCTCGGCGCGGCCGGGTACGGCCCGCACGTGGTGCTCGTGCGGCCCGCGCGGCTGGACGGGCCGAACGGTACGCGCGTCCGCCGCGTCGGGAGCGTGGCCGATCTACCCTCCGATCTCGATCTGATGGTCGATTGCGCCGGGCACGCGGCGCTGATCGAACACGGCGCGGCGATCCTCGGGCGCGGCATCGACCTGATTACCGTGTCACTCGGCGCGCTGGCCGACCCGGACCTGGAGCGGTCCCTCACCGACGCGGCACGATCCGGCTCCGCGCAGCTTCACCTCGCAAGCGGCGCCATCGGCGCGCTCGACTGCCTGCAGGCCGCACGGGTGGGCGGGCTCGCCGAAGTCACCTACACGGGCCGCAAACCCCCCGCGGGCTGGCGCGGCTCCCCGGCGGAGGACCGCATCGACCTCGACCGCCTGACCGCCGCCGCCACCCATTTCGACGGTACCGCACGGCAGGCGGCAACGGAGTATCCCAAGAACGCCAATGTCGCCGCCGCCGTGGCACTCGCCGGGATGGGCTTCGACAAGACCCGCGCGCGGCTGATCGCCGATCCGGACGTGACCGCCAATATCCACGAGATCCACGCCTCCGGCACTTTCGGCAGCTTCAGCTTCCGTATCGAGGGCAAGGCCCTGCCCGACAACCCGCGCAGTTCCGCCCTCGCCGCGATGAGCGTCATCGCCGCCATCGAGCGCCGCCGCGCCCCGGTCACGACCTGA
- a CDS encoding LysR substrate-binding domain-containing protein, which produces MVSNHTRIVDRALTRLKLRQLRLLVKVGEHGNIQHAARDLGISQPAATKMIQDLEIDFEVQLFERTNRGVVPTVFGEALIRHGKLIFAQVSTAAQELDDLNEGNSGRVVVGTLLAASPNLLPRAIKRLLQTRPNVAIKIVEGTNEALMPALRSGEIDMIVGRLPSHRHRARIEQETFFDERVMIVAGPQHPLAGAADVSFERLKPYGWILPPVETTLRRQTDQFFIKQGQYLPAIVIESVSYLANRALLRSHDLIGLLPAHVAALDVEAGLLASIDWDVPFGGRPVGVSYRGKNSLSPAGRAFLSALRDEAAAR; this is translated from the coding sequence ATGGTCTCCAACCACACCCGCATCGTCGACCGCGCCCTTACGCGCCTCAAGCTGCGTCAGCTTCGCCTGCTGGTGAAGGTGGGCGAACATGGCAACATCCAGCACGCCGCGCGCGATCTGGGCATCTCGCAGCCCGCCGCGACCAAGATGATCCAGGATCTCGAGATCGACTTCGAGGTTCAGCTCTTCGAGCGCACCAATCGCGGCGTCGTGCCCACCGTCTTCGGCGAGGCGCTGATCCGGCACGGCAAGCTCATCTTCGCGCAGGTCTCGACCGCCGCGCAGGAGCTCGATGACCTGAACGAGGGCAACAGCGGCCGCGTCGTCGTCGGCACCCTGCTCGCCGCCTCCCCCAACCTCCTGCCCCGGGCCATCAAGCGGCTCCTGCAGACCCGGCCCAACGTCGCGATCAAGATCGTCGAGGGCACCAACGAGGCGCTGATGCCCGCCCTGCGCTCGGGCGAGATCGACATGATCGTCGGCCGCCTTCCCAGCCACCGGCACCGCGCCCGGATCGAGCAGGAGACCTTCTTCGACGAACGGGTGATGATCGTCGCCGGCCCGCAGCATCCGCTCGCCGGGGCCGCCGACGTCTCCTTCGAGCGGCTCAAGCCCTATGGCTGGATCCTGCCCCCGGTCGAAACGACGCTCCGGCGGCAGACCGACCAGTTCTTCATCAAGCAGGGGCAATACCTGCCCGCTATCGTGATCGAGTCGGTCTCCTACCTCGCCAACCGCGCGCTTCTGCGCTCGCATGACCTGATCGGGTTGCTCCCGGCCCACGTGGCGGCGCTCGACGTCGAGGCCGGGCTTCTGGCCTCGATCGACTGGGACGTGCCGTTCGGCGGGCGGCCCGTCGGCGTCTCCTATCGCGGCAAGAACAGCCTTTCGCCCGCAGGCCGCGCCTTCCTGTCCGCCCTGCGCGACGAGGCGGCGGCGAGGTGA
- a CDS encoding NAD-dependent succinate-semialdehyde dehydrogenase, which yields MSNYPDLKLYIGGEWRKTPEDMAVVNPATEAEIGRLPRARVSDLDDALSAAEDGFRTWRRTAPRDRADLMLKAARLLRERQEEIAQSITAEHGKPLKQARLEVIRGAEFIEWDAGEATRTYGRVIPSAHGVRYIVHHEPVGVVLGLSPWNFPMSQPCRKIAGALASGCSIILKAAEETPAGAQHIVKAFHDAGLPAGVLNLVFGEPAEISGHLIAQEPVRLVAFTGSTAVGRHLTTLASENMTRVLMELGGHAPVIVCEDTDVEKAAISSAVRKYRNAGQVCTSPTRFFVHESIFEPFVEGFVKRAKATVVGNGIEDGVEMGPLANDRRVPALSALVEDARAKGAEVLTGGGRIGNKGYFFEPTVLANVPENANVMQEEPFGPLAVINPVASLDEAISNANATPFGLAAYGFTNRADYIDRMTDEVEAGNISFNTLEASLPETPFGGVKSSGYGREGGTEGLENYMNVKNISHSMEIV from the coding sequence ATGAGCAACTATCCCGATCTCAAACTCTATATCGGCGGTGAATGGCGCAAGACGCCCGAGGACATGGCGGTCGTCAACCCGGCGACCGAGGCCGAGATCGGCCGCCTCCCCCGCGCCCGTGTCTCGGATCTCGACGACGCGCTGAGCGCGGCCGAGGACGGGTTCCGCACCTGGCGCCGCACCGCCCCCCGCGACCGCGCCGATCTCATGCTCAAGGCCGCGCGGCTCCTGCGCGAGCGGCAGGAGGAGATCGCGCAATCCATCACCGCCGAGCATGGCAAGCCCCTCAAACAGGCGCGGCTCGAGGTGATCCGGGGCGCCGAGTTCATCGAATGGGACGCGGGCGAAGCGACCCGCACCTATGGGCGCGTCATCCCCTCGGCCCACGGCGTGCGCTACATCGTGCATCACGAGCCGGTGGGCGTGGTGCTGGGCCTCTCCCCCTGGAACTTCCCCATGAGCCAGCCCTGCCGCAAGATCGCGGGCGCGCTGGCCAGCGGCTGTTCGATCATCCTCAAGGCCGCCGAGGAAACCCCGGCCGGCGCGCAGCATATCGTGAAGGCGTTCCACGACGCGGGCCTGCCCGCGGGGGTGCTCAACCTCGTATTCGGTGAACCGGCCGAGATCTCCGGCCACCTGATCGCGCAGGAACCCGTACGGCTGGTGGCCTTCACCGGCTCGACTGCCGTGGGGCGGCACCTGACCACGCTCGCGTCGGAAAACATGACTCGCGTGCTGATGGAACTGGGCGGCCATGCGCCGGTCATCGTCTGCGAGGATACCGACGTGGAGAAGGCGGCCATCAGCAGCGCCGTCCGCAAGTACCGCAACGCCGGGCAGGTCTGCACATCGCCCACCCGCTTCTTCGTGCATGAGAGCATCTTCGAGCCCTTCGTCGAAGGCTTCGTCAAGCGCGCCAAGGCCACCGTCGTCGGCAACGGCATCGAGGACGGCGTCGAGATGGGGCCGCTGGCCAACGACCGCCGCGTGCCCGCACTGTCGGCCCTGGTCGAGGACGCGCGCGCCAAGGGGGCGGAGGTGCTCACCGGCGGCGGACGGATCGGCAACAAGGGTTATTTCTTCGAACCCACCGTCCTCGCCAACGTGCCCGAGAACGCGAATGTGATGCAGGAGGAGCCCTTCGGCCCGCTCGCCGTCATCAACCCGGTGGCGTCACTGGACGAGGCGATTTCCAACGCGAATGCAACGCCCTTCGGCCTCGCCGCCTACGGCTTCACCAACCGCGCCGACTATATCGACCGGATGACCGACGAGGTCGAGGCCGGCAACATCTCGTTCAACACGCTCGAGGCGTCGCTGCCCGAGACCCCCTTCGGCGGCGTGAAGTCCAGCGGCTATGGCCGCGAGGGCGGCACCGAGGGGCTCGAGAATTACATGAACGTCAAGAACATCTCGCACAGCATGGAAATCGTCTGA
- a CDS encoding alkaline phosphatase family protein: MTAKNILFIMCDQLRWDYLGCTGHPSIRTPNIDALAERGLRFDRAYVQSPICGPSRMSFYTGRYVRSHGSTWNMVPLKLGERTLGEYLRPLGLRTVLCGKTHMTADTEGMERLGVSKASEIGALVAECGFEVWDRLDGVHPTGGKQPSHYNDYLAAQGYEGENPWQDWANSAEDADGAILSGWLMKNARRPARVRAEDSETNYTTTRAIEFIAQAGDDPWCLHLSYIKPHWPYIAPAPYHEMYGANDVPAATRDESERADPHPLLAAYQAHRTSKCMSRDEVRRAVIPAYMGLITQIDDQIGVLMRHLEEAGKLDDTLIVFTSDHGDYLGDHWLGEKELFHEQSVRIPLIVVDPDRRADATRGQVNSDLVEAIDLVPTFIEASGGAVPDHILEGHSLLPLLHGEGGWPRDIAVSEYDFAFREARVLLGSAVRDSRAVMLFDGRWKMVHVTGYRPMLFDLDSDPQEFTDLGDDPAHAATRERLGAALLRWTERLRNRTTMSDARVEALTEIEMDEGIWIGFYDEADVARGKKAPKGRS; this comes from the coding sequence ATGACCGCGAAGAACATCCTTTTCATCATGTGCGATCAACTGCGGTGGGATTACCTCGGCTGCACGGGCCATCCGTCGATCCGCACCCCGAATATCGACGCGCTGGCCGAACGCGGCCTGCGCTTCGATCGGGCCTATGTGCAATCGCCGATCTGCGGGCCGAGCCGGATGAGCTTCTATACCGGGCGCTATGTGCGCAGCCACGGATCGACGTGGAACATGGTGCCGCTCAAGCTGGGTGAGCGGACGCTGGGCGAATACCTGCGCCCGCTGGGCCTGCGCACGGTGCTCTGCGGCAAGACCCACATGACCGCCGATACCGAGGGGATGGAGCGTCTGGGCGTGTCGAAGGCGTCGGAGATCGGCGCGCTGGTGGCGGAATGCGGCTTCGAGGTGTGGGACAGGCTGGATGGCGTGCATCCCACGGGGGGCAAGCAGCCGTCGCATTACAACGACTACCTCGCCGCCCAAGGGTACGAGGGCGAGAATCCGTGGCAGGACTGGGCCAATTCCGCCGAGGATGCGGATGGCGCGATCCTTTCAGGCTGGCTGATGAAGAACGCCCGCCGGCCCGCGCGGGTGCGTGCCGAGGATTCGGAAACGAACTACACCACTACTCGCGCCATCGAATTCATCGCGCAGGCGGGCGACGATCCGTGGTGCCTGCATCTGAGCTATATCAAGCCGCATTGGCCCTATATCGCGCCCGCGCCCTATCATGAGATGTATGGCGCAAACGATGTTCCCGCCGCCACCCGCGATGAGTCCGAGCGCGCGGATCCCCATCCGCTGCTCGCCGCCTACCAAGCGCATCGCACGTCGAAATGCATGTCCCGCGACGAGGTGCGCCGCGCGGTGATCCCGGCCTATATGGGGCTCATCACGCAGATCGACGACCAGATCGGGGTGCTGATGCGGCACCTCGAAGAGGCGGGAAAGCTGGACGACACGCTGATCGTCTTTACCTCGGATCACGGCGATTACCTGGGCGATCACTGGCTGGGCGAGAAAGAGCTGTTTCACGAGCAATCGGTGCGCATCCCGCTGATCGTGGTCGACCCGGACCGCCGCGCCGACGCGACGCGCGGGCAGGTCAATAGCGACCTTGTCGAGGCGATCGACCTTGTCCCGACCTTCATAGAGGCGTCGGGGGGCGCGGTGCCGGATCACATCCTCGAAGGGCATTCGCTGCTGCCGCTTCTGCACGGCGAAGGAGGCTGGCCGCGCGACATCGCCGTTTCGGAATATGATTTCGCCTTTCGCGAGGCGCGGGTGCTGCTGGGGAGCGCGGTGCGCGACAGCCGGGCGGTGATGCTCTTCGACGGGCGCTGGAAGATGGTGCATGTGACCGGCTATCGCCCGATGCTGTTCGATCTGGACAGCGATCCGCAGGAGTTCACCGATCTGGGTGACGATCCCGCCCATGCCGCCACGCGCGAGAGGCTGGGCGCCGCGCTGCTGCGCTGGACCGAGCGGCTGCGCAACCGGACCACGATGAGCGACGCGCGGGTCGAGGCGTTGACCGAGATCGAGATGGATGAGGGCATCTGGATCGGCTTCTACGACGAGGCCGATGTCGCGCGCGGCAAGAAGGCGCCCAAGGGCCGGTCCTGA
- the kynU gene encoding kynureninase, translating into MTDFEAMRRQFDLPEGMIYLNGNSLGPMPKASVPAMTDFLNDEWRTELIKGWNTKNWFMQTNTLGDRVGRLIGAPEGTTVVGDTLSIKVFQAVAAGMAMVPDRHVILSDNGNFPTDLYMVEGLIKLKDAGYTLRTPDPEDLMAGITEEVGVVMITEVDYRTGRRHDMRAIIDKAHSVGAVVVWDLAHSAGAVPVDVGGCDTDFAIGCTYKYLNGGPGSPAFIHVAPRLLDTVEPFLSGWYGHEAPFAFDTDYRPMPGRIERMRIGTPSIASFVLLSGALDIWDQVDMDALHAKSVDLSELFIREVESRCPALKLVSPRDPMARGSHVSFAYENGYAAMQALIADNVIGDFRAPDVMRFGITPLFIGEAEILGAVDKLEAILKEERWKDERFQKRSLVT; encoded by the coding sequence TTGACCGATTTCGAGGCGATGCGCCGGCAATTCGACCTGCCGGAGGGCATGATCTATCTGAACGGCAATTCGCTGGGGCCGATGCCGAAGGCGTCCGTGCCGGCGATGACGGATTTCCTCAACGACGAATGGCGCACCGAGCTCATCAAGGGCTGGAACACGAAAAACTGGTTCATGCAGACCAACACGCTGGGCGACCGTGTCGGACGGTTGATCGGCGCGCCCGAGGGGACGACCGTTGTGGGCGATACCCTCTCGATCAAGGTGTTTCAGGCGGTCGCCGCCGGGATGGCGATGGTGCCGGATCGCCACGTGATCCTGTCGGACAATGGCAATTTTCCCACCGATCTCTACATGGTCGAGGGGCTGATCAAGCTGAAGGATGCCGGCTACACGCTGCGCACGCCGGACCCCGAGGATCTGATGGCCGGCATCACCGAGGAGGTCGGCGTGGTGATGATTACCGAGGTAGATTACCGCACCGGGCGGCGCCATGACATGCGCGCGATCATCGACAAGGCGCATTCCGTCGGCGCGGTCGTGGTCTGGGATCTGGCGCATTCGGCGGGCGCGGTGCCGGTCGATGTGGGCGGGTGCGACACGGATTTCGCCATCGGCTGCACCTACAAGTACCTGAATGGCGGGCCGGGTTCGCCCGCGTTCATCCACGTGGCGCCGCGCCTTCTGGATACGGTCGAGCCGTTCCTTTCGGGCTGGTACGGGCACGAGGCGCCCTTTGCCTTCGACACCGATTACCGCCCCATGCCCGGCCGGATCGAGCGGATGCGCATCGGCACGCCGTCCATTGCATCCTTCGTGCTGCTGTCGGGCGCGTTGGATATCTGGGACCAAGTGGACATGGACGCGTTGCACGCGAAATCGGTGGACCTGTCCGAGCTTTTCATCCGCGAGGTCGAATCGCGCTGTCCCGCGCTGAAACTGGTCAGCCCGCGCGACCCGATGGCGCGGGGCAGCCACGTCTCGTTTGCATACGAGAACGGCTATGCCGCGATGCAGGCGCTGATCGCCGACAACGTGATCGGCGATTTCCGGGCGCCGGATGTCATGCGCTTCGGCATCACGCCGCTTTTCATCGGGGAGGCCGAGATCCTGGGCGCGGTGGACAAGCTGGAGGCGATCCTGAAGGAGGAACGCTGGAAGGATGAGAGGTTCCAGAAGCGCTCGCTCGTGACATGA
- a CDS encoding DUF4328 domain-containing protein, with translation MSKAMEIAAERFARGEITRAEFEDIREALGAAVARGGESAVEAGATGAPLPTGTQAAAPLTAAAPAGPRPAAQDVTGIARTLAIFLHASAGVSIIAAVLIAVQGTPEARYAMTLALETSPGLLAVTLLPSIVATVLYLVWKKKSTDTLVALRGPQSVTPAGAVYWYFVPVAFFWKPYEAMRNLVTGFGITQDRHWLLPLWWGVFWGNVAFGLLIGMIFAEGVSSSSQARAYVVFSMMMYLAGAVSFFVTWMLVDAVTTAERRSLRDAGHVTGRSA, from the coding sequence ATGTCGAAAGCGATGGAAATCGCCGCCGAGAGGTTCGCGCGGGGCGAGATCACGCGCGCCGAATTCGAGGATATCCGCGAGGCGCTGGGCGCAGCCGTGGCGCGGGGCGGCGAAAGCGCGGTGGAGGCGGGGGCCACGGGCGCGCCCCTGCCCACCGGCACGCAGGCCGCCGCGCCGCTGACCGCCGCCGCGCCCGCTGGGCCGCGGCCCGCCGCGCAGGACGTCACCGGCATCGCCCGCACGCTTGCGATCTTCCTGCACGCGTCGGCGGGTGTCTCGATCATCGCGGCCGTGTTGATCGCGGTGCAGGGCACGCCCGAGGCGCGCTATGCGATGACGCTCGCGCTCGAGACAAGCCCCGGCCTGCTGGCGGTCACGCTTCTGCCCTCGATCGTGGCGACGGTGCTCTATCTCGTGTGGAAGAAGAAGAGCACCGACACGCTCGTGGCGCTCAGGGGGCCGCAATCGGTGACACCCGCGGGCGCGGTCTATTGGTATTTCGTGCCGGTGGCGTTCTTCTGGAAACCCTACGAAGCGATGCGCAACCTGGTCACGGGGTTCGGGATCACGCAGGATCGGCACTGGCTTCTGCCGCTCTGGTGGGGGGTGTTCTGGGGCAACGTGGCCTTCGGGCTGCTGATCGGGATGATCTTTGCCGAGGGTGTTTCGTCATCGTCGCAGGCGCGCGCCTACGTGGTCTTCTCGATGATGATGTACCTGGCCGGCGCGGTGTCGTTCTTCGTGACATGGATGCTGGTGGACGCGGTGACGACTGCCGAGCGCCGGTCCCTGCGCGACGCGGGGCATGTGACGGGGCGCAGCGCATAG